A region from the Arvicola amphibius chromosome 12, mArvAmp1.2, whole genome shotgun sequence genome encodes:
- the Kiss1 gene encoding metastasis-suppressor KiSS-1, producing the protein MTALASWQLLLLLCITTFGEPLAKVAPLANPGPTGQQSGSQELINVWEKGPRCAEGKSGVAGLRARTRRTLPCPPVESSAGRQRPACAALGRLIPTPRGAVLVQREKDLSAYNWNSFGLRYGRRQAARAARAAARG; encoded by the exons ATGACTGCATTGGCTTCTTGGCAGCTATTGCTTCTCCTCTGCATCACTACCTTTGGGGAGCCACTGGCAAAGGTGGCACCTCTGGCAAACCCTGGACCCACAG GCCAGCAGTCCGGATCCCAGGAACTCATCAATGTCTGGGAAAAGGGCCCGCGGTGCGCAGAAGGGAAATCTGGGGTTGCAGGGCTGCGAGCCCGAACCCGTAGGACCTTGCCGTGCCCACCCGTTGAGAGCTCCGCGGGGCGCCAGCGACCCGCGTGCGCCGCTCTCGGTCGCCTGATTCCGACACCCCGCGGAGCGGTGCTGGTGCAGCGCGAGAAGGACCTGTCAGCCTACAACTGGAACTCCTTCGGCCTGCGCTATGGCAGGAGGCAGGCGGCGCGGGCGGCGCGGGCAGCAGCGCGGGGCTGA